The following are encoded together in the Capsulimonas corticalis genome:
- a CDS encoding DUF1559 domain-containing protein, with the protein MKRNSAFTLIELLVVIAIIAILAAILFPVFAKAREKARQTSCASNLKQIGLGIMQYAQDNDETMPSGRMSPNNQDNFGPNWENLLQPYIKSYGVFTCPSNSLSSTSMNDDDVDKKSRVSYNVNTDNDGSLGAFGQRGFAGPTLADFDAPSNTIAVFESNSSNTDLRITGNYWRDSHMPDNIGGNNPTLFFGHTGHANILFSDGHVKALLPFQTISNVADSAGNPSMGGAGAVNMWNRRGLNYTGSGLDNCLNILQNAANKYK; encoded by the coding sequence ATGAAGCGAAATTCCGCTTTCACTCTGATCGAACTACTCGTTGTCATCGCTATTATCGCGATTCTTGCCGCTATTCTCTTTCCCGTTTTCGCCAAGGCGCGCGAAAAGGCCCGCCAGACCAGCTGCGCCAGCAATTTGAAGCAGATCGGCCTGGGCATTATGCAGTACGCCCAGGACAACGATGAGACCATGCCTTCCGGACGCATGAGTCCGAACAATCAGGACAACTTCGGTCCGAACTGGGAGAACTTGCTTCAGCCGTATATCAAGAGTTACGGCGTATTCACCTGCCCGTCCAACTCTTTGTCTTCCACATCGATGAACGACGACGATGTCGACAAAAAGAGCCGTGTTTCCTACAACGTCAACACGGACAACGACGGAAGCCTGGGCGCGTTCGGACAACGCGGGTTTGCCGGGCCGACCCTGGCGGACTTCGACGCGCCGTCGAACACCATCGCCGTGTTTGAGAGCAACTCCAGCAACACGGATCTGCGGATTACGGGAAATTACTGGCGCGACTCGCATATGCCCGATAACATCGGCGGCAATAACCCCACGCTGTTTTTTGGTCATACCGGCCATGCGAATATCTTGTTCTCCGACGGTCATGTGAAGGCGCTGCTGCCCTTCCAGACAATCAGCAACGTCGCGGACAGCGCCGGGAACCCCAGCATGGGCGGCGCGGGCGCCGTCAATATGTGGAACCGCCGTGGCCTGAACTACACCGGCTCCGGTCTGGACAACTGTCTGAACATTTTGCAGAACGCCGCCAACAAGTACAAATAG
- a CDS encoding helix-turn-helix domain-containing protein, translated as MNESPAPADLPKPDELPQIAALFVPPEEIDRHGRLHFTTFQHLWRTHFHVLEDAPMMPRPIDISAQVVRSPLYRNDCKYSQFENYRYFCYTLSGVGGFSDASGIYSVPEGQAFLVEKDNADAAYFYPPDTREPWRFLAFNYNGLPAHAMTRALVNKYGPIYSLPPDTPIIKRLLAYEALGHGITNIHMADGAQMVMELLLALTAAGRAKEETDPVIDLVRRAIPIMSTGEDISVQDVARALGVSREHLSRCFQRRVGMSPRQFCLEQRIRKACLLLKDTDAPIKTIAAQLGYTEYSNFVHAFRQVTQMTPSEFRQRGFLPLSQIFLHDALPPQRNTIE; from the coding sequence ATGAACGAATCCCCTGCTCCCGCCGATCTCCCGAAGCCGGACGAGCTGCCTCAGATCGCGGCGCTTTTCGTTCCCCCGGAAGAAATCGATCGGCACGGCCGCCTGCACTTTACGACCTTCCAGCATCTCTGGCGCACCCATTTTCACGTGCTGGAAGACGCGCCGATGATGCCGCGCCCGATCGATATCAGCGCGCAGGTGGTGCGCAGCCCGCTTTATCGGAACGACTGCAAATACAGCCAGTTTGAAAATTATCGCTACTTTTGCTACACCCTGTCGGGTGTGGGAGGCTTTTCCGACGCCTCCGGGATTTACTCCGTTCCGGAAGGGCAGGCGTTTCTGGTGGAAAAAGACAACGCCGACGCCGCCTATTTCTATCCCCCGGATACGCGCGAGCCATGGCGGTTTCTGGCGTTCAACTATAACGGCCTGCCCGCCCACGCCATGACCCGGGCGCTGGTCAATAAATATGGGCCGATTTACTCCCTGCCGCCCGACACGCCGATTATTAAGCGGCTGCTGGCGTATGAGGCGTTGGGGCATGGGATTACGAACATCCATATGGCCGACGGCGCGCAGATGGTGATGGAGCTGCTGCTGGCGCTGACGGCGGCCGGACGGGCGAAGGAAGAGACGGACCCCGTGATCGATCTGGTGCGCCGCGCGATCCCGATCATGAGCACCGGCGAGGATATCTCGGTGCAGGATGTCGCGCGCGCCCTGGGGGTCAGCCGGGAGCATCTGTCGCGCTGCTTTCAGCGCCGAGTCGGCATGTCGCCCCGGCAATTCTGCCTGGAGCAGCGCATCCGCAAAGCCTGTCTCCTGCTCAAGGACACCGATGCGCCGATCAAAACCATCGCCGCGCAGCTCGGCTATACCGAATACTCCAACTTCGTCCACGCCTTCCGTCAGGTTACGCAGATGACGCCCAGCGAGTTCCGCCAGCGCGGCTTCCTGCCCCTCTCACAGATCTTCCTCCATGATGCGCTTCCTCCTCAGCGAAATACCATCGAGTAA
- a CDS encoding right-handed parallel beta-helix repeat-containing protein, translating into MQRCDDITETGGRPGADSEKNRIKSYRRAIAVAAMFMPMALGPSPALARYDPRSYNPSAPTFLVTYTARQKAEQRVPGAAMMAELESAAKSGQASYTIKPGVYRITGGLCALDGVRHFILHCRNVHIWMENNPAAPSLRWITLRNCQDITVDGPVFLDSEQLQFIQGVITGVDAVNKTIDIQVTPGYEAKDFPAQTQGNLSWHYNRKGECLTRPVYTSYVNLDPGDITKKRLTIKPEYFDGPAKRLKVGDLFLTHNTIDGDNTPFGVERDTRDLDLEGVQCYYGPMWATVASSGKFINRNCSNYREPGTNRLGGCAEPPNLDNADELVYDGCNCGPGQDDGVNITRRYSLTADQTGPRTLILAVRPAPGESIDFYDGDSYAPEGTALVAAEPTPLADDARRTRLIRDINAIQDAHGYAWRLQPGDLLWSVPLDRDVKIARFSAVDRSGDRIKKATIRNCYFADMNAQAFFLKASSILMENNVVERGTGPAYHAQLSPYWWEGPMPQNVTIRNNVSIDNPSRYGNDRLFWDWAIGSICVEVGGNMSGVGDISPVTIEGNRIVRSTVTPIVVKNAKNVVIRNNQITAPMPAAPKEARIYGAVPAGAIYLAADSNVQVYGNHLLDATPFCATLVELGPFLAPGAVTGGDIKH; encoded by the coding sequence ATGCAGCGATGTGACGACATAACGGAGACGGGCGGCCGCCCAGGCGCCGATTCTGAGAAGAATCGCATCAAATCTTATCGCAGGGCGATCGCCGTCGCCGCGATGTTCATGCCCATGGCTCTCGGACCCAGCCCCGCCCTGGCGCGCTACGATCCCCGGAGTTACAATCCCAGCGCCCCCACGTTTCTCGTAACCTACACGGCGCGCCAGAAGGCCGAGCAGCGCGTTCCCGGCGCGGCCATGATGGCGGAATTGGAGAGCGCGGCAAAGTCGGGCCAAGCGAGCTATACGATCAAACCCGGCGTTTATCGCATCACCGGCGGCCTCTGCGCTCTGGACGGCGTGCGCCACTTTATACTTCATTGCCGTAATGTCCATATCTGGATGGAAAACAATCCCGCCGCTCCCAGCTTGCGATGGATCACCCTGCGCAACTGCCAGGATATTACCGTGGACGGGCCGGTCTTTCTGGACTCCGAACAGCTTCAGTTCATCCAGGGCGTCATCACAGGCGTGGACGCCGTGAACAAGACGATCGATATTCAGGTAACGCCCGGCTACGAAGCCAAAGACTTCCCCGCTCAGACCCAGGGCAATCTGAGTTGGCATTATAACCGCAAAGGCGAGTGTCTCACACGGCCCGTTTACACATCGTATGTCAATCTGGACCCTGGCGATATCACCAAAAAGCGGCTCACGATCAAGCCCGAGTACTTCGACGGCCCGGCCAAGCGGCTCAAGGTCGGCGATTTGTTCCTAACCCATAATACTATCGATGGCGACAATACGCCGTTCGGCGTCGAGCGAGACACGCGCGACCTGGACCTGGAGGGCGTGCAGTGCTACTACGGCCCAATGTGGGCGACGGTCGCCTCCAGCGGCAAGTTTATCAACCGGAACTGCTCCAACTACCGGGAGCCGGGAACCAACCGGCTCGGCGGATGCGCGGAGCCGCCGAACCTGGATAACGCCGACGAGCTGGTTTATGACGGCTGTAACTGCGGGCCAGGCCAGGACGACGGCGTCAACATCACCCGCCGCTACAGTCTGACGGCGGATCAGACCGGACCACGCACGCTTATCCTAGCCGTCAGACCCGCGCCGGGAGAAAGCATCGACTTTTACGACGGCGACTCCTACGCGCCCGAAGGAACGGCGCTCGTCGCCGCCGAGCCAACCCCGCTTGCCGATGACGCGCGGCGCACGCGGCTCATCCGCGATATTAACGCGATACAGGACGCCCACGGCTACGCGTGGCGTCTCCAGCCGGGCGATCTGCTTTGGTCCGTTCCGCTGGACCGGGATGTCAAGATTGCCCGCTTCTCCGCCGTGGACCGCTCCGGCGATCGGATCAAGAAGGCAACCATCCGAAACTGTTACTTCGCCGACATGAACGCGCAGGCGTTCTTCCTCAAAGCCAGCTCGATCCTGATGGAGAATAATGTCGTGGAGCGCGGGACCGGCCCCGCTTATCACGCCCAACTCTCGCCTTACTGGTGGGAAGGGCCAATGCCTCAGAACGTGACGATTCGAAATAACGTGAGCATCGACAACCCCAGCCGGTATGGGAACGACCGGCTGTTCTGGGACTGGGCGATCGGCTCCATCTGCGTGGAGGTCGGCGGCAACATGTCCGGCGTCGGCGACATCTCGCCGGTGACGATTGAGGGGAATCGTATCGTCCGCTCGACGGTCACGCCGATCGTAGTGAAGAACGCCAAAAACGTCGTCATTAGAAACAATCAGATCACCGCGCCGATGCCGGCGGCTCCCAAGGAGGCGCGAATCTACGGAGCCGTACCCGCAGGCGCCATTTATCTTGCCGCCGACAGCAACGTCCAAGTGTATGGAAACCATTTGCTCGACGCGACGCCATTCTGTGCGACCCTGGTGGAATTGGGACCTTTTCTCGCCCCCGGCGCGGTCACGGGCGGCGACATCAAACACTAA
- a CDS encoding right-handed parallel beta-helix repeat-containing protein, which yields MKSYLRVIGAAAALSATQTAAFAATYNVRNAPYNATGNGSTDDRAAIQAAINAAASAGPNNTVYIPAGTYALNSSAATSWQTFYIPSNASGLTILGDGSSTLLLSNGGNREIFYLDHCANCNFQNFNLDQKVPNLTQGTITAVNTSTNSVTVSIDAGYPAPNTSFLMASSGYTPSLLVLTDPKRSTYTWSETPQINSVASAGSGKWTVNLGSTPSSSDVNKKFFIWGSNSEGWMFNIQGCNNVTVQNVNDYSAQGFYVNRATGTLSFTNFYIGSPPGSNRLGLNSGMQGVSRADLVMTGCSILQSNDDAVNQLTGIDHILAKPAPSTVQVSGGGDYQPGDTVCVWDYRNPASPYIRATAHIVSTHADGANLDVVLDADVQIVNVGPQPTGPGNPQVAQQSDGIDRLCDLSGGAITLTNSTFVSSFARPLLVKSAKSLTITGCNILGGDQDGIEAGMETYWGEGPQCKNVTIKNNTFSDMDGCSVDIGIFATNGPSGLSHDQTNIDIENNLFQNGGQHAVWNDVMPRGIALRLANASGATVKNNTFKNFSNANIAVLTSDNVNITGNNFVNPHQTALPVNRSQGAVDPGAVIWIDNSQNVSLSNNVVFSPGSHETALAEATANNSGINGLSTGVYVSSGVPVGHRIALKSAVSGKYVSVNLYGGDPNQNDLQAAFADSAQGWEMFDVVDAGGGNIALKSEATGKYVTVDLNQSSKVLRADLATVIQAWETMNWVDQGGGVFGLKSGANGLYVSCNNGAGNILEAQWAQSISTWEQFTWVDAGKF from the coding sequence ATGAAGTCCTATCTCAGAGTGATCGGCGCAGCCGCCGCGCTCTCCGCGACGCAAACCGCGGCGTTCGCCGCCACGTACAACGTACGAAACGCTCCGTATAACGCCACGGGAAACGGGTCCACGGATGACCGGGCGGCCATTCAGGCCGCGATCAACGCCGCCGCCAGCGCCGGTCCGAACAACACCGTCTATATTCCCGCCGGAACCTACGCGCTGAACAGCAGCGCGGCGACAAGCTGGCAGACGTTCTACATTCCGTCCAATGCGAGCGGCCTGACCATCCTGGGCGACGGCTCCAGCACGCTGCTTCTCTCCAACGGCGGCAACCGCGAGATTTTCTATTTAGATCATTGCGCCAATTGCAATTTTCAGAACTTCAATCTCGACCAGAAAGTCCCGAACCTGACACAGGGAACAATCACCGCCGTCAACACCAGCACTAACTCCGTCACCGTCAGCATCGACGCGGGATATCCGGCGCCAAACACCAGCTTTCTCATGGCGAGCAGCGGCTACACGCCCTCGCTTCTCGTGCTGACAGACCCCAAACGCAGCACTTACACCTGGTCGGAGACCCCGCAAATCAACAGCGTCGCCAGCGCGGGCAGCGGAAAATGGACCGTCAATCTGGGAAGCACGCCCAGCTCCAGCGACGTGAACAAGAAGTTCTTTATCTGGGGAAGCAATTCCGAGGGCTGGATGTTCAACATTCAGGGATGCAATAATGTCACGGTCCAGAACGTGAATGACTACTCCGCGCAGGGCTTTTATGTCAATCGGGCGACAGGGACGCTTAGCTTCACCAACTTTTATATCGGATCGCCTCCGGGGTCCAATCGGCTCGGGCTGAACTCGGGCATGCAGGGCGTCAGCCGCGCGGATCTGGTGATGACCGGCTGCTCCATCCTGCAAAGCAACGACGACGCCGTCAATCAGCTCACCGGAATCGATCATATTCTGGCGAAGCCGGCGCCGTCCACAGTTCAGGTCAGCGGCGGCGGCGATTACCAGCCGGGGGACACGGTCTGCGTTTGGGATTACCGCAACCCCGCATCCCCCTATATCCGCGCCACGGCCCATATTGTGAGCACCCACGCCGACGGCGCGAATTTGGATGTCGTGCTGGACGCCGACGTGCAGATCGTGAACGTCGGCCCACAGCCCACCGGGCCGGGAAATCCGCAGGTTGCCCAGCAGAGCGACGGGATCGACCGTCTGTGTGACCTTTCCGGCGGCGCCATCACCTTAACCAACTCGACCTTTGTCTCATCGTTCGCGCGCCCCTTGCTGGTCAAATCCGCCAAGAGCCTCACCATCACCGGCTGCAACATCTTAGGCGGCGATCAAGACGGCATTGAGGCCGGCATGGAAACGTACTGGGGCGAAGGTCCGCAGTGCAAGAACGTGACGATCAAGAATAATACGTTCTCCGACATGGACGGATGCAGCGTGGACATCGGGATCTTCGCCACCAATGGGCCATCGGGACTCTCACACGATCAAACCAATATCGACATCGAAAACAATCTGTTCCAGAATGGGGGCCAGCATGCCGTCTGGAACGACGTCATGCCGCGCGGAATCGCTCTCAGATTGGCGAACGCAAGCGGAGCGACGGTCAAGAATAACACGTTCAAAAACTTCTCGAACGCCAATATCGCCGTATTGACGTCGGACAACGTGAATATTACGGGCAATAACTTCGTCAATCCGCACCAAACGGCCCTCCCGGTGAATCGCAGTCAAGGGGCGGTCGATCCGGGCGCGGTGATCTGGATCGACAACTCGCAAAATGTCTCGCTGTCGAACAACGTGGTGTTCAGTCCCGGGTCGCATGAGACGGCGCTCGCCGAGGCGACGGCGAACAACTCCGGAATCAATGGTCTTTCGACCGGCGTCTACGTCTCCAGCGGCGTTCCGGTCGGCCATCGCATCGCGCTCAAGTCCGCCGTGTCCGGTAAGTACGTCTCCGTCAATCTCTATGGGGGAGATCCCAATCAGAACGATCTCCAGGCGGCGTTCGCCGACAGCGCCCAGGGCTGGGAAATGTTTGATGTGGTGGATGCGGGCGGCGGCAATATCGCGCTCAAAAGCGAAGCGACCGGAAAGTACGTCACCGTGGATTTGAATCAGTCGAGCAAGGTTCTCCGCGCCGACCTCGCAACGGTCATCCAGGCATGGGAGACCATGAATTGGGTCGATCAAGGCGGCGGCGTCTTCGGGCTCAAGTCCGGCGCGAACGGGCTCTATGTGAGCTGCAACAACGGGGCGGGAAACATCCTGGAGGCGCAATGGGCTCAGAGCATCAGCACCTGGGAGCAATTCACCTGGGTGGACGCCGGCAAGTTCTGA
- a CDS encoding prepilin-type N-terminal cleavage/methylation domain-containing protein, with product MKRNTGFTLIELLVVIAIIAILAAILFPVFAKAREKARQASCASNEKQIALGLLQYAQDNEETNPPIYTDSGGCWQYIIDPYVKSTGLYKCPSNPNPNPSYRGANANISADYAGNWTYYGLYGAFGYNNAVGPSLAKMDAPAQFITVAESNASNGQNGQITIDRTDRAPGPSMNVLYAGHTGQTNYLFADGHVKSLRPFATIDASAGGTASVNYWRIDGKPFTDSMADSGGLNELTAAKAELNSAVNTFH from the coding sequence ATGAAACGCAATACAGGGTTTACGTTGATTGAGCTTCTAGTTGTCATCGCTATCATTGCGATTCTAGCCGCGATTTTGTTCCCGGTTTTCGCCAAAGCGCGCGAAAAGGCGCGTCAGGCGTCCTGCGCCTCGAACGAAAAGCAGATCGCCCTGGGACTGCTCCAATACGCCCAGGACAATGAGGAAACGAACCCGCCCATCTATACGGACAGCGGCGGCTGCTGGCAGTATATTATCGATCCTTATGTCAAAAGCACCGGTCTCTACAAGTGCCCCTCCAACCCAAACCCCAACCCGTCGTACCGGGGGGCCAATGCGAATATCAGCGCCGACTACGCCGGCAATTGGACTTACTACGGCCTGTATGGAGCGTTCGGATACAACAACGCCGTCGGCCCGTCCCTCGCCAAGATGGACGCGCCCGCGCAGTTCATCACCGTGGCGGAATCGAACGCCAGTAATGGTCAGAACGGGCAGATCACAATCGACCGCACGGACCGCGCCCCTGGCCCCAGCATGAATGTGCTGTACGCCGGCCATACCGGCCAAACCAACTACCTGTTCGCCGATGGCCACGTCAAATCGCTGCGGCCCTTCGCCACCATCGACGCCTCCGCCGGCGGAACCGCCTCCGTGAACTACTGGCGTATCGACGGCAAGCCGTTTACCGACAGCATGGCCGACAGCGGCGGCCTCAACGAACTGACCGCCGCGAAAGCGGAGCTGAACAGCGCCGTCAACACCTTCCACTAA
- a CDS encoding glycosyl hydrolase family 95 catalytic domain-containing protein codes for MGISHRYPVEYGDWENAFLSGNGKMGIMVFGNPLQETVVYNDRGFNLAKTSDRSFAQVSAADLAAIKDFCVAGNFTAANDLAVKSAHYQGGGEGNRHPGYEMRISTPEDGAIRSYSRICNFQTGEIVVRWTDRRGDWSRRAFVSRPDNVTAQSLTAPKGHKITCAIQLTTEPKMGFPSDMTFDSAASLDTLNMRVKYSPNPSNAGYEGVTRVVTVGGSKSVDGNVLRIVDADSVLLLTRTAKYYENCEAHWDRREIQKQLAALPADYQTLLERHKAVHQAIYDRVRLDLNASPADRARTNEEQLALQKTSPSATRALWERIFDAGRYYYLCASSDQTPPDLLGIWTADCGAGWGGFYHLDANLNFQVSGGNIGDMPEAMEGYFKINESWRPDFETNARKLLGCRGMVAAGNTPAAGAGLMAGISDYYPYQYATGEEGWLLYPFWEHYLVTGDSRFLRTRLYPLLKEMGDFYEDFLTKTDANGKYILAGSVSPENQPANVHVSLLNNSSFDIAGAKFALTALVETCGILHVEQGAGQGRERWTKILNKLPPYLVNVDGALQEWSWPGLQDNYNHRHSSQLLGVWPFREITAETEPAMFQAASTTLAKKDQFDYGTGHGYLHSALIAAAVNNDRAVNSKLLHLFQNGFYFDSLATSHNANHDVFCTDVCNAVPTVMMEMLISSRPGVLELLPALPETLDQGEISGVKGRNRVTIQSLRWDADGAAVTCVLKSDIDQDLTLIDRGGIQAISGAPKFRVSPLGRIARIVPLRAGKSVRIALRLDRLRASAEAASPAPRSRTQISVSRSLEHITGSHDPY; via the coding sequence ATGGGGATTTCGCATCGTTATCCGGTGGAGTATGGCGACTGGGAAAACGCGTTTCTTTCCGGCAACGGCAAGATGGGAATCATGGTCTTCGGCAATCCGCTGCAAGAAACCGTTGTCTATAACGACCGGGGCTTTAATCTCGCCAAGACGAGTGACCGGTCGTTCGCCCAGGTGAGCGCCGCCGACCTGGCGGCGATCAAGGACTTTTGCGTCGCCGGGAATTTCACCGCCGCCAATGATCTGGCCGTGAAATCGGCGCATTATCAAGGGGGCGGGGAGGGGAACCGTCATCCGGGATATGAGATGCGGATCTCAACACCGGAAGACGGCGCGATCCGCAGCTATTCCCGCATCTGTAACTTCCAGACGGGGGAGATCGTCGTTCGTTGGACGGATCGGCGCGGCGATTGGTCGCGCCGCGCGTTCGTCTCCCGGCCCGACAATGTCACGGCGCAGTCTCTCACGGCGCCGAAGGGCCACAAAATTACCTGCGCGATCCAATTGACGACGGAGCCGAAGATGGGATTCCCATCGGACATGACGTTCGACAGCGCCGCGAGTCTCGACACGCTCAATATGCGAGTGAAGTATTCGCCCAACCCGAGCAACGCCGGATATGAAGGCGTGACCCGCGTCGTGACGGTGGGAGGATCCAAAAGCGTCGACGGCAATGTGCTTCGTATCGTGGACGCCGATTCGGTGCTGCTGCTGACCCGAACCGCGAAGTACTACGAGAACTGCGAAGCTCATTGGGATCGGCGCGAAATCCAGAAACAACTGGCCGCGCTGCCCGCCGATTATCAGACGCTTCTGGAGCGGCACAAAGCGGTCCATCAGGCGATTTACGATCGGGTCCGCCTCGATCTGAACGCCAGCCCCGCCGACCGCGCGCGAACGAATGAGGAGCAGCTGGCCCTCCAGAAGACCTCGCCGTCCGCGACCAGGGCGCTCTGGGAGCGGATCTTCGACGCGGGCCGATATTACTATCTCTGCGCGAGCAGCGATCAGACGCCGCCCGATCTGCTCGGTATCTGGACCGCCGACTGCGGCGCGGGCTGGGGCGGATTTTATCACCTGGACGCCAATCTCAATTTCCAGGTCAGCGGCGGCAATATCGGCGACATGCCGGAGGCGATGGAAGGCTACTTCAAGATCAACGAATCCTGGCGGCCCGACTTCGAAACCAACGCGCGCAAGCTGCTCGGCTGCCGGGGCATGGTGGCCGCCGGAAACACGCCGGCGGCGGGCGCCGGCCTTATGGCGGGAATCAGCGACTACTATCCCTATCAATACGCGACGGGCGAGGAGGGATGGCTGCTGTACCCGTTCTGGGAGCACTACCTGGTGACGGGCGACTCCCGGTTTCTCAGAACCCGCCTCTATCCCCTGCTTAAAGAGATGGGAGACTTCTATGAGGACTTCCTGACCAAGACCGACGCCAACGGAAAGTACATTCTGGCCGGATCCGTGTCTCCGGAAAACCAGCCGGCCAATGTCCATGTCTCGCTGCTGAACAACTCCTCGTTCGATATCGCGGGGGCGAAGTTCGCGCTGACGGCGCTAGTCGAGACATGCGGAATTTTGCATGTGGAGCAGGGAGCGGGGCAGGGGCGGGAGCGGTGGACGAAGATCCTGAATAAGCTGCCGCCGTATCTGGTGAATGTCGACGGCGCCTTGCAGGAATGGTCGTGGCCGGGCTTGCAGGATAACTACAACCATCGCCACTCCAGCCAGCTGCTCGGCGTTTGGCCGTTCCGGGAGATCACGGCGGAAACGGAGCCGGCGATGTTCCAGGCGGCGTCCACGACACTCGCGAAGAAGGATCAGTTCGATTACGGTACGGGCCATGGCTATCTGCACAGCGCGCTGATCGCGGCGGCCGTCAACAACGATCGGGCGGTCAACAGCAAGCTGCTGCATCTGTTCCAAAACGGCTTCTATTTTGACAGCCTGGCGACATCGCATAACGCCAATCACGATGTCTTCTGCACCGATGTGTGTAACGCCGTCCCGACCGTCATGATGGAGATGCTCATCTCCTCACGGCCCGGCGTGCTAGAGCTGCTGCCGGCGCTGCCGGAGACTCTCGATCAGGGCGAGATTTCGGGCGTCAAAGGCCGAAACCGCGTCACGATTCAAAGTTTACGCTGGGATGCGGACGGCGCGGCGGTGACCTGCGTGCTGAAGTCCGATATCGATCAGGATCTGACTTTGATCGACCGGGGCGGGATCCAGGCGATTTCGGGAGCGCCGAAGTTCCGCGTATCGCCGCTGGGACGGATCGCGCGCATCGTTCCGCTGCGCGCCGGCAAGAGCGTCCGAATTGCGCTCAGGCTGGATCGACTGCGGGCGAGCGCGGAGGCGGCTTCTCCCGCTCCGCGCTCGCGGACGCAAATTTCAGTTTCGCGATCACTTGAGCACATAACCGGGTCACATGATCCATATTGA